Part of the Triticum urartu cultivar G1812 chromosome 2, Tu2.1, whole genome shotgun sequence genome, TTATTGATTTGGCATCCTTGCCATTTGAAAAGAGAAGCCGCCAGAGCATCATCTTTGAGCCATAACGCGGGGCGGTGTCCCTTGCGTCATGATTGTTTCACCGGCCGGTTCGGAAGGTGTTCGTTTGGTCTCGACCTCGAAGTCAGAAGGCCTGCCTGTAAATGCTGTAGCCTCTCTCGCTCTGCTTGTGTATCAGCTTGCTTTTTGGTATGGTAGTTTGTTGTTGGGCTTGTATGATGTCTGGTCGATGCAGTGACAAGATTGACgagtgagtgtgtgtgtgtgtggatccGATACATGTACAATTGTACACCATTTTTTGTTGAAGAGTTTTGACACATTTAACTTTTGATTTGTCGCGCTGTCTCCTGGAAGTGTGGAACGATTCTCGCTCTTGTTGGTACAATGAATGTTTGTGGcgtatttttctttcttttttcatATGTCGCCTATCTTGTTCAGTTTGCCAAACTGCCTACACTTTTTCTGGCTTTGGTAGAATATATATTTGTCAATTAGCTTCTTGTTTTTTTACAAGAAAAGTTTGTTTATTAACTCATGAGCTAACAAATGATCTATCTAACTTAACTTTGGTGAATCAAATAGATGCTTCTTCTCTGTGACCGACCGAAGAGAGACTGAAGAATGCTCATCGTCGAGCAAACAAGTTAACAAGGCGCAGTTCTTATTCAAGTTTCATCCAAATTTCTCACCGTAAAGTATCATGCAACAGCACCAAACAAGATGTAGAAATTTTGCCAACATAAACGCATCTAAGAAAAACACCAACGGCAATGATGACACGACATGGAGATGTCGCGTTGCTGCCCTAACTAGCTCTAGCTGCTTGTCACCGTCGTCGACCGTCTCATAATCCTGACGCTCCTGCAGTCGGAGACGAACATGTCCCAGGGGAGGTCGCCGGCGAGCAAGATGTCGCCGTCATTGTCCTCGTAGGCCACGGCCAAGTCCAGCATCTGGCCGGCCAGGCCCAAGAGCGCCGCCCTGAGCTCCCCGTGCCCTCCGTACGCCCTCAGGTCCACCGTCCGCTGGTACCGGGCTCCTTCCACGCTCACCTTGACGTACTTGctctccgccgccaccgccgacgcGCCGCCGCTGTCCGGAGGGCCGAGCCGCAGCTCGGCGTCAACGGCCTCTCCCTCCATGGATGGGCTCGGGTGGATGGCCTGCAGATTTCCCAAAAAAGGAGGTCGGAAATGAGGAGGGTAAAGGTAAACTAACGGTTAGCCTACGGCGAACGGGGGTGTGGCATCCTTCTTCTTGCTTAGGAAGGGGAGCAGAAAACACACCCTGGAGGGTCGCGGGCGAGGGCGAGCTCCAAGCCGAGGGTCGTCGGCGCCGTGCCGACTGAGCCCGCGCTGGCCGACGGTCGTCCGTAGCTGGGGATAGCCGTCGCCGGAGCTCACCGATTCCATCGAGGGCAGTCGCCGGCGCGAGGTCGGAGGAATGAAGACCGCCTGAGATCTGGGCTGCATATATAGCCGGAGGAACGCGCGCGGCCGTCTCCCGccctccctctccctcacccTCACATGGTCGCTGCAGAGAATGGACAATCGGCGTCATGCGCTTGCTGAGCCGAGAATGGCAGCCCAGTCATGCCGATATCTGGCTGCTGAGCCGAGAATGGCATGCATGCGGCCGCAGCTGGGCACCACGGCTATGtgtggagaagaagaagaagaaggaggctGGGAACATGCATGCAGAGAAAAGAGATCCATCCGGGCTGCACCGTCCCGGCGTTTTTGGCCCTCGTTACGAAATGGAAATTCAGGTTGGCCGGGGAGGGGAGGGGAGCCACCAACAATTTCCATCCATCATCATGTGTGTACGTGCGTCAGTACGTGTGCTCGCACCATCGTTGGTTCGTGTCCTGATCATCATCACCATCAGCATCAGCATCTGCATCGTGCGCTCGCCTGGGCCGTGCAGTGGGCTGAAAATGGACAGTCGCTGTCATGCTCGTATCTGGTTGCCGACCCCAAAATGGCAGCTCATTCACGACGCTCTTCTCCCCTGCCTGCCTCTGTCTCCTCCTCCGTGGCCCTCACGCCTCAACAAACACCGACACGAACTTAATCCGAGTTAATTGCACGAAAGTATCACACTTACACGTTGTAACGAATCAGTATCATTAGTGTTTTCTTTTGCACGTACTCAACGTACGTGGGCCTCCACGCAAGCGAGCTCATGCATGCATGTACGTACTCGGTGTGCGTGGGCCTCCTCTCGCGTCGCATCGTGGCAAATCGACATGTACGCACAGAACTACTACTCCCTTTATAGTAATCTAAACGCTTTTTATACTGTATTTCTTTACGGAGGAGTATTATTGTACGAAAGTTGGTGCGTAGCCCACATGTGCGCATGAATGAACGCATGGGCAAATCTACTAGGCATGCTTTAACAGGCTTAAGCCTGCCCTCCAACAAGAGTAATTTCTTTTTTACTCTCCCGttcttaaatatttgtctttttagagatttcaacaagtgactatatacggaacaaaataagtgaatctacactctacaatatgtctatatacatccgtatgtgatagtccatttaaaatctctaaaaagacaaatatttagaaacagagggagtagtaccaAAGATTAGACCCCAGCGCAGCAAAACTGCTGTTTCCCAGCCTATCTCAATGGCATAATTACAGTTGAGCCTACCTTACATTTACTCAGTAGATTCGCCACTGAATGCACGGCCACGGCATGTGTACGTACGATCGGCGCCACCCACGTCCCCGTCGTCGTCCATGCACGGTCTCCGCCTCCGTACGTCGTCGTCGCCGGGGCCCTCCCAGATATCTCGCTCGGTCTGCTGCTCCTCCTCGCGTCGAGCGCCAGGACACGTGCGTCGTGTGCTCGCTAAGCTCCTGTGTCGCGTCGCGTACGTACGTGTCCAGGAGTACACACTTGGGCTTAATTCTTTTTTTTGACTTATGGTCCTGGTGCTTGTAAGACGAAAGACATTATATATGGTTGCAGTAAACGAAATCAAAGAGGAAGCTCTCTAAAATTCCTTTTTTTTCTTCATTATGTGGTTAGTTTAGTTTGCGTGCCTGCCCTCCCATATATACATCGAGAGAGGAGCTGGCCCGGGAAATACACTTTGGTTCCTGGTTGCATATACACTCTATATGAGTATTTTTAATAATTAAACAAACAGTCAAAATAGTTCAAAAGTATTTTAGGATTAAACTTGACTTTGTTTTGTTTTGCACTAGTATATAAATTTTCACGGAAAAAAACCAACATTGACTTTAGGGCAAAAAACACAAAATTTATTTGCTATTATAAGTCACTATTCGCACTATTTTGACCGAAAGTTTGTCTTTTTTAGGAAGAAGTCAAAGGGTGATTTTATTTTTGTGAAATTTTGCTCACAAGTAAAAATGAAATCAAAGAGGAAGCTCTCTAGAATTCCTTTTGTCCGTTATGTGGTTAGTTTAGTTTGCGTGCATGCCTTCGCATATATAGCGAGAGAGGGGCTGGCCGATGGTTCCGTGCTCGCGAGGACAGGGATGGCATGGTGGTGGGTGGAGCTGCTGTGTCCGTGTGATGCCCGCATAATTAAGCTACAgcaacctctgctaatgatgccatggcaccatgattactgttgttaatctcgtGTTAGATCGAAattgattcaaattcaaattttaaaaataaagacaaatatcaaaagttttcaaacattaaaactaaaatgtttcAAACTGGGACAAATAAATCCTAAGTAataatggtggagaaaccacacttgtATAAAATGTGTAAATACTCAAACATGAATAAAGTAGTAGCAAGAACAATTAGTTAAATGATTATAAAATAATAAACAATACAAACTATTTTATTTTAGGTGACAAGTTCATTATGGTAGTGGCTTTAGTATTAATAATATTTTAGGTACGACTTGGGTATttcataaaaataaaaattaattaataaaacagaaaagaagaaatgaaagaaaatagaaaacaatAACTAAACAAAAAAAGGGGACAAAAGGCCCGCTTCCCCACTGGGCCTCTTGGCCCAGTCGGCTCGGCCGACCACGCCGGCCCAGCCAGCCCACCCCTCCCTTGCTTAACTCCCCCAACACCCACGGGAACCCTAAGCCCACGACCGCGCATACCCCCACCCCGATCTCTCTCTCACCGGCACCCCctgatccagatcggatcgggcgCCTCGCCCTTGCGCCCCTCTCCGGCGCCCCGTCGCTTGTCGTCGGCCATAGCCGCTTCGAACCTCCCCGCCGGAACCACCCCGCCGCCCGCCGTCATCGGCgccgctgttggggaacgtagtaatttcaaaattttcctacgcacacgcaagatcatggtgatgcttagcaacgagagaggagagtgttgtctacgtaccctcgtagaccgacaacggaagcgttgacacaatgtagaggaagtagtcgtatgtcttcctgatccaaccgatccaagtaccgaacgtacggcacctccgagttttgcacacgttcaactcggtgacgtccctcgagctctgatccagcaaagtgttaagggagagttttgtcagcacgacggcgtgatgacggtgatgatgttctaccgacgtagggcttcgcctaagcaccgctacgatatgatcgaggtggaatatggtggaagggggcaccgcacacggctaaggaacgatcacgaagatcaacttgtgtgtcatggggtgcccccttgcccccgtatataaaggagggagagagggaggtgcggccggcccaagggatgcgcctggaggagtcctactcccgtcgggagtaggactcccccctcttgccttgttggaaaaggaagggggaagggagaaagaggaaaggggggcgccgcccccccttccttgtcctattcggactagggagggagggggcgcgcggcctgccctggccggccctcctcttctcccttagggcccatgtaggcccaataacccaccgggaggttccggtaaccccccggtactccggtaaaatcctgatttcacccggaacgtttccgatatccaaatataggcttccaatatatcaatctttatgtctcgaccatttcgagactcctcgtcatgtctgtgatcacatccggaacaccgaacaaccttcggtacatcaaaacacaaaaaccctaattacgatcgtcaccgaactttaagcgtgcggaccctacgggtttgagaactatgtagacatgatcgagacacgtctccggtcaataaccaatagcggaacctggatgctcatattggctcctacatattctacgaagatctttatcggtcagaccacataacaatatacgttgttccctttgtcatcagtatgttacttgcccgagattcgatcgtcggtatctcaatacctagttcaatctcattaccggcaagtctctttactcgttccgtaatacatcatcccgcaactaacttattagttgcaatgcttgcaaggcttgagtgatgtgcattaccgagagggcccagagatacctctccgacaatcggagtgacaaaccctaatctcgaaatacgccaacccaacaaataccttcggagacacctgtagagcacctttataatcacccagttaggttgtgacgtttggtagcacacaaagtgttcctccggtaaacgggagttgcataatctcatagtcataggaacatatataagttatgaagaaagcaatagcaacaaactaaacgatcaagtgctaagctaatggaatgggtcaagtcaatcacatcattctcctaatgatgtgatcccgttaaccaaataacaactcatgtctatggttaggaaacataaccatctttgatcaacgagctagtcaagtagagccatactagtgacactctgtttgtctatgtattcatgcatgtattatgtttccggttaatacaattctagcatgaataataaacatttatcatgatacaaggaaataaataataactttattattgcttctagggcatatttccttcagtctcccacttgcactagagtcaataatctagattacacagtaatgattctaacacccatggagccttggtgctgatcatgttttgctcgtggatgaggcttagtcagcgggtctccaacattcagatccgtatgtatcttgcaaatttctatgtatcccacttggactaaatcccgaatggaattgaagcgtctcttgatgtgcttggttctcttgtgaaatctggattcctttgccaaggcaattgcaccagtattgtcacaaaagattttcattggacccgatgcactaggtatgacacctagatcggatatgaactccttcatccagactccttcatttgctgcttccaaatgagctatgtactccgcttcacatgtagatcccgccacgacgctttgtttagaactgcaccaactgacagcttcaccgtttaatgtaaacacgtatccggatTGCGATTTacaatcgtctggatcagtgtcaaagcttgcatcaacgtaaccatttacgatgagctctttgtcagctccataaacgagaaacatatccttagttcttttcaagtacttcaggatgttcttgaccgttgtccaatgatccactcctggattactttggtacctccctgctagacttatagcaaggcacacatcaggtctggtacacagcattgcatacatgatagagcctatggctgaagcatagggaacatctttcattttctctctatcttctgcagtggtcggacattgagtcttactcaacttcacaccttgtaacacaggcaagaaccctttctttgcttgatccattttgaacttcttcaaaactttgtcaaggtatgtgctttgtgaaagtccaattaagcgtcttgatctatctctatagatcttaatgcccaatatgtaagcagcttcatcgaggtctttcattgaaaaactcttattcaagtatcccttcaTGCTacccagaaattctatattatttccaatcaataatatgtcatccacatataatattagaaatgctacagagctcccactcactttcttgtaaatacaggcttctccaaaagtctgtataaaaccaaatgctttgatca contains:
- the LOC125540316 gene encoding auxin-responsive protein IAA12-like, producing MQPRSQAVFIPPTSRRRLPSMESVSSGDGYPQLRTTVGQRGLSRHGADDPRLGARPRPRPSRAIHPSPSMEGEAVDAELRLGPPDSGGASAVAAESKYVKVSVEGARYQRTVDLRAYGGHGELRAALLGLAGQMLDLAVAYEDNDGDILLAGDLPWDMFVSDCRSVRIMRRSTTVTSS